DNA from Arthrobacter sp. PvP023:
GCTGACGTGCTGCTGCATGCCCTGAGGTGCCTGCCCGAGTTGGACGCGTTGGTGATGGTCCAGTGCGCCGCGCAGCGCGGTGACATAACGGCTGAGTTCCTGCGGAAAAAGCTGCCAGGGAAGCGGAACGGCAGGGCACGCGCCGTGCTGGATCTCCTGATTCCCAGGGCGGACTCACTGCTGGAAATATTGGCGCATACGCATTTTGTCCGTGCGGGCCTCAATGTTCGCATGCATGTTGAGCTGCCCGGGGTCGGTGAAGTGGACTGCCTCGTGGACGATTGGCTGGTGGTGGAACTGGACGGAGCGTCCCATTTTGAACATCGACAGATCAAGAAAGACCACCGCCGGAGCAGGGCCGGCATTCTGGGAGGCCGTCTGACCCTCCGCTATTACTACGACGACGTGGTGCACCATCCCCAAGCCATGGTGGAGGAGATCCGCGCCGTACTGCGTCTTCACGCTGACGGCGGGTTCGCGCCCTGGTGAGCGCCACGCCGTCGTGACCTTGTTTGGGGCGACCGGCCGCGGGACACGCCGTGTTTGCGGCGTATCGCCGGGGCTCCGGAGTTGGAACAGGGTCACGACGGCGGCGGAGGCCAAAGCAGGCAGCGAGGAAGCTAGTCCTCTTCGTCGTTGAACGCCCACTCAAACATGTCGAACACGAATTCGGAGAACGTGCCTTCTTCGCTCTTCCACTGTCCGCGGGCGTTGTTGCGGCGGTACACAATGGGGTCCGGGACGCCAAGATCGCCCACGCGGAAACCCCAGGTGAACTGTTCTTCCTCGTCCTCAAGGAACATGAGGAAGCCTTCGTCATCAACTTCGAGTTCCTCGGGGTCCCAGAAGTAGTGGTACGCCTCCATGAGGTCCTCGCAGCCACCCAGTGCCTGGTAGAACTCCCGGAGTACCAACGGGATCTGGAACTGGTGTTCGGACAGGGCCTCGTCGAGTTCTTCGGGGGACAGCCCGTCCTCTTCCTGCCATTCGTCTTCGAGATACTTCGGAACAAGCGCGCGGAACTTCTCGAGGAACATGTCAGTCATGGTTCTTATCCTAGCTAATCCTTGGGCCCGCCATCCGCCGTGTCCAGGCCCAGCCGGTGCCACCCGCGCACGGCCAGCGGAACGTACCAGGAACGGCGCCAGGCCGTCACCCGGAAGGCGAACACGACGGCGGCAGCGGCACCTGCCGTGACTGCGTTGAAGGAACCGGAAACCCACAGCACAGTGGTCAGCGCCGCCCCGGTGAAGGCGGGGAGGGCATAGAGGTCCTTCGGGTCGAACAGCTGGGGCACCTCATTGGCCGTGATGTCGCGCAGGAGGCCTCCGCCCACCGCCGTCGTGACTCCCAGCAGCACCGCCGCCACCGGGTTCATCCCGGCAGTCAGCGCCTTGAGCGTACCGGTGATGCAGAACAGCGCCAGGCCGCCGGCGTCGAACAGGATAAGGAGCGACGTGTACCGCTGGACGCTGGAAAACAAGAAGTACACCAGGACGGTGGCCAGCAGCGGGGGAGCGAGGTAGGCCGGGTTGGTGAACGCCGCGGGAGGGCCGCTGTTGAGGATGATGTCGCGGATGACACCGCCGCCCAGGGACACCAGGGACGCGAGCAACAGGGAACCGAGGATGTCGAACTGTTTCCGCGCCGCCAGCAGGGACCCGGAGACCGCAAAGAAGAAGATGCCAGCCAGATCCAGCCATACCTGAACCGCGTCGAAAGAGATGGTCAATGGGCGTCCCGGTCAGTGTGGAAGGGGCGGATGGGGCGGCTCCAACGTTACGCTAGCCCCTATGAATAGCCCCATCATGATCGCCTGTGCCCACGGAACGTCCAGCCCGCTGGGCGGGGCCGAGGTCAACGGCCTCCGTGCCGAGATCAGCGCCCTGCGCCCCGGCCTTGACGTCCGGGAAGCCTACGTGGATGTCCAGGACCCCGACCTCGTGGACGTCATGGCCGGACTGCCGGAAGGGGAACACGCCGTCATCGTCCCGTTGCTGCTCAGTGTTGGCTTCCACACCAAGGTGGACATCGCGAAGGCGGCGCGGGGCAGGGAGGGCAGCAGCGCCTCGGAACCGCTCGGGCCGGACCCCCGGCTGGCGGAGATCCTCGACCAGCGGCTGCGCGAGGCCGGCGCCACCGAACACGACGCCGTCGTGCTGGCGGCCGCCGGATCCACCAACCCCAAGGCCTCGGTCAGCGTCGAAGAGCTCGCCGAACACCTCAGGGCGCTGCGGAGCAACAGGATCGTTCCCGCCTACGGTGCGGCTGCCAAACCCTCCGTGCCCGACGCCGTCGCCTCCCTGCGTGCCGAGTACCCGGGCGGGGAAGGGCAGGGGCGGGTCATCATCGCCTCATATCTGCTGGCCCACGGGTTCTTCCACGACCAGCTCGCCAAGGCCGAAGCGGACGTCGTCACGGAGCCGCTGCTGCCCTCCCGGCTTATGGCCGAGATCGCTTTGGACCGCTACGACGCTGCCGTCGCCGCGGCCCGCGAAGCCGACGCCGCCTCCCGCGAAGCCGTCACCGCGCCCCGCGAAGCCGTCGTAGGGGCCGCCTCCGCGGCTGCCTCCACGACGCCCCAAAAGCCCCTCGGGACCAACCCGTTGGAGCAGCCGAACCATGCACAGCCCAAGGGCTTCTTCAAGGCTTTCCGGCGATTCATGACGAAATATTTCCCTAGGTGACCTCGCGTTTCTGACCCTTTGTGACGGCTTTCCGGTGGGACCTACAGTCGATGCATGACTGATACAGCTCTAGCCGGAGCGTCCGCGGACTCCGCTGCCCCCAAGCGACCCGCACGCGCCAACCGACCGGCAGCGAAGCCGCACGGACAGTGGAAGGTTGACGGCACCACGCCGCTCAACGCCAACGAAACCTGGAAGCAGGAGGACGACGGCCTCAACGTCCGCGAGCGTATCGAGTCCATCTACTCCAAGGACGGCTTCGACTCCATCCCCGGCCAGGACCTGCACGGCCGCTTCCGCTGGTGGGGCCTCTACACGCAGCGCAAGCCCGGGATCGACGGCGGCAAGACCGCCACGCTGGAGCCGCACGAGCTTGAGGACAAGTACTTCATGCTCCGGGTTCGGATCGACGGCGGTGCGCTCACCACCGAACAGCTGCGCGTGATCGGCAACATCTCCGTGGACTTCGCCCGGGATTCGGCCGACCTCACCGACCGCCAGAACATCCAGCTGCACTGGATCCGGGTGGAGGACATCCCCGAGATCTGGAACCGGCTGGAAGGTGTGGGCCTGTCCACCACCGAAGCCTGCGGTGACGTCCCCCGCGTCATCCTCGGCTCGCCCGTGGCCGGCATCGCCAAGGACGAGCTCATCGATCCCACGCCCCTGATCGAGGAGCTGGGGGAGCGGTTCATCGGCAACCCGCTGCTGTCCAACCTGCCGCGCAAGTACAAGACCGCCATCACCGGCCACCCCAGCCAGGACGTGGTGCACGAGATCAACGACTTCGCCCTGGTGGGCGTCAAGCACCCCGAACTCGGCATCGGCTACGACCTCTGGGCCGGCGGCGCGCTGTCCACCAACCCGATGCTCGGCAAGCGCCTCGGAGCCTTCGTCACGCCTGAGCAGGCAGCAGACGTGTGGCTCGGCGTCACCAGCATCTTCCGTGACTACGGTTACCGCCGCATGCGCACCAAGGCACGCCTGAAGTTCCTGATGGCCGACTGGGGCCCGGAGAAGTTCCGCCAGATCCTCGAGGACGAATACCTCGGCTACAAGCTGGCCGACGGTCCCGCCGCACCCAAGCCGTCCACCCCGGGCGACCACGTGGGCGTGCACGAGCAGAAGGACGGCAAGTTCTTCATCGGCGCCACCCCGATTGCGGGCCGCCTCTCCGGCGCGCAGCTGGTGAAGCTCGCGGACACCCTCGAAGCCCGCGGCTCCTACCGCCTGCGCACCACCCCGCACCAGAAGCTGGTTGTGCTGGACGTCCCCAAGGACGAGGTTGAACCGCTGGTGGCCGAGCTCGACGCCCTGGGCCTCTCCGCCCGGCCGTCCGTGTTCCGCCGCGGCACCATCGCCTGCACCGGCATCGAATACTGCAAGCTGGCCATCGTGGAAACCAAGGTCACCGCCGCAACCGCCGTGGCCGAGCTGGAACGCCGCCTCGCGGACCTGGCGGAGAGCGGCCAGCTGCCCCACGCCCTGTCCCTGCACATCAACGGCTGCCCCAACTCCTGCGCCCGCATCCAGACCGCGGACATCGGACTCAAGGGCATGATGCTGCCAACGCCCGACGGCGACCCCAGCCCCGGCTTCCAGGTCCACCTGGGCGGCGGGCTGGCTTCCTCCACCCGCGAGGAAGCAGGCCTCGGACGTACCGTCCGCGGCCTGAAGGTCTACGTCGAGGACCTGCCCGACTACGTGGAACGCGTGGTCCGGAAGTTCGCGGCCGAGCACGCCGAAGGCCAGACCTTCGCCGAGTGGGCCCACGCAGCCGAAGAGGAGGACCTGCAATGAGCAAGCACGCACTTGGAGTAGACCCCGTGGCAGCTCCGGCTGAGGCCTCTGCCCAGGTCGAAGCCACGGTGGCAACCGCCGCCCCGAAGCTCCGCTCCCACGATGAGCTCAAAGCGCTGGCCGAGGCCGGCGCTGCCGAGCTCGGCTGGGACGCCCCCGCCCGCGATGTCATCGCCTGGGTGGAACGCAACTTCGAGCTTCCCGCCGTGGCCGTGGCCTGCTCCATGGCCGACGCCGTCCTGCCGGCACTCGTGGCTGACCAGCTTCCCGGCGTCGACGTCCTCTTCCTCGAGACCGGCTACCACTTCCCGGAAACCTACGCCACGCGCGACGAGGTGGCCGCAAACCTCCGCGTCAACGTGGTGGACGTGCTTCCGGAGAACACCGTGGAGCAGCAGGACCGCCTCCTCGGCAAGGACCTCTTCGCCCGCGACCCCGCCCAGTGCTGCGCCCTCCGCAAGGTGGCCCCGCTGCGCCGCACCCTGGCCGGCTACGAGGTCTGGTTCACCGGCGTGCGCCGTGACGAAGCCCCCACCCGCACCAACACCCCGCTGATCACCTGGGACGAGGCCAACGGCCTGGTCAAGGTCAACCCGGTGGCAGCGTGGAGCTTCGACCAGCTGGTGCAGTACTCCGACGACAACCTCCTTCCCGTCAACCCGCTGCTTTCACAGGGCTACCCGTCCATTGGCTGCCAGCCCTGCACACGCAAGGTAGCGCCCGGCGATGACCCCCGCGCCGGCCGCTGGGCAGGAACCGACAAGACAGAATGCGGACTACACGTATGAGCACTTTCCTAACTGAGGAGCCCACCCAGGTGACTGACTCGGCCGTCTCTACACGCCTCTCGTCCCTGGACACCCTCGAGTCCGAGGCCATCCACATCATCCGCGAGGTTGTTGCCGAGTTCGAGAAGCCTGCGCTGCTGTTCTCCGGCGGCAAGGACTCCGTGGTGATGCTGCACCTCGCCACCAAGGCGTTCTGGCCGGGCAAGGTCCCCTTCCCGGTGCTGCACGTGGACACCGGCCACAACTTTCCCGAGGTCATCGACTTCCGCGACCGCACGGTGGAGCGCCTGGGCCTGAAGCTGGTGGTGGGCTCCGTGCAGGAGTTCATCGATTCCGGTGAACTGGCCGAGCGTGCGGACGGCACCCGCAACCCGCTGCAGACCGTCCCGCTGCTGGACGCGATCCAGCGCAACAAGTTCGACGCCGTCTTCGGCGGCGGCCGCCGCGACGAGGACAAGGCCCGCGCCAAGGAGCGCATCCTGAGCCTCCGCGACGAATTCGGCCAGTGGGATCCGCGCAACCAGCGCCCCGAGCTGTGGAACCTGTACAACGGCCGCCACACCGTGGGCCAGCACGTCCGCGCTTTCCCCATCAGCAACTGGACCGAGCTGGATGTGTGGCGCTACATCGAGCGCGAAAACATCGAGCTGCCCGGCCTGTACTACGCCCACGACCGCGAGGTCTTCGCCCGCGACGGCATGTGGCGCGCGGTCGGCGAGGTTTCCCAGCCCCGCCCCGACGAGGAAGTCATCACCAAGACCGTCCGCTACCGGACCGTCGGTGACATGTCCTGCACCGGCGCTGTTGAGTCGGCCGCCGCCACGGTGCGCGACGTCGTCATTGAAGTTGCCGCCTCCACCATCACCGAACGTGGCGCCACCCGTGCGGATGACCGCATTTCCGAGGCCGCCATGGAAGACCGCAAGAAGGATGGCTATTTCTAATGAGCACCGAAATCGATACAGCCCGCGCGGCTGCCCTTCTTGACGAGGCCCCCCTCGCGCACGCCTCGCTGTTCCGCTTCGCCACCGCCGGATCGGTCGACGACGGCAAGTCCACTCTGGTGGGCCGCCTCCTGCACGACTCCAAGGCGATCCTGGCAGACCAGCTCGACGCCGTCGCCCGCACCTCCGCGGACCGCGGATTCGGCGGCTCGGCCGGCGGCATTGACTTGGCACTCCTGACCGACGGCCTGCGCGCCGAGCGCGAGCAGGGCATCACCATCGACGTCGCCTACCGCTACTTCGCCACGGACCGCCGCAGCTTCATCCTGGCTGACTGCCCCGGGCACGTGCAGTACACCAAGAACACGGTGACCGGCGCGTCCACCGCGGATGCCGTCGTCGTGCTCATTGACGCCCGCAAGGGTGTGCTGGAGCAGACCCGCCGGCACCTGTCCGTGCTGCAGCTGCTGCGTGTGGCCCACGTGATTGTGGCCGTGAACAAGATCGACCTGGTGGACTTCAGCGAGACCGTGTTCCGCGAGATCGAAGCCGACGTGCAGAAGGTGGGCCGAGAACTGGGCCTCGGTGCCGATGGCATCACCGACCTGCTGGTGGTTCCGGTCTCCGCGCTCGACGGCGACAACGTGGTGGAGCGCTCGGAGCGCACCCCCTGGTACACGGGACCGGCACTGCTCGAAGTACTCGAAACCCTTCCTGCCGCGGACGAACTGGAGAGCCACCTGGAGAGCTTCCGCTTCCCCGTGCAGCTGGTGGTCCGGCCGCAGGGCGCGCTGGCGCCTGACGCGGTTGCCGGCGGACTCGACGTCGAGAAATACCGTGACTACCGTGCTTACGCCGGGCAGATCACCGAAGGCTCGGTGAAGGTGGGGGACAAGGTCAGCGTGCTGACCCCCGGCCAGGACCCGCGCACCACCACGGTGACGGGCATCGATTTCGCGGGCGCCGAGCTCACCGAAGCCGTGGCACCGCAGTCAGTGGCGATCCGCCTTGCAGACGAATTCGACGTCGCCCGCGGTGACACCATCGCCGCCGCAGGCACCGTCCGCGAAGCGTCCGCCGACCTCTACGCGGCGCTGTGCTGGCTCTCCCCGAAGCCGCTCCGCGAGGGTGCCAAGGTGCTGGTCAAGCACGGCACCCGCACCGTGCAGGCGCTGGTCCGCAGCGTCAGCGGCAAACTGGACCTGGCCACCTTCAAGCTTGAGGGTGCGTCCAGCCTGGAGCTCAACGACATCGGCCACGCGCAGCTCCGGCTCGCCGCCCCGCTGCCGCTGGAAAACTACCTGCACCACCGCCGCACCGGCGCCTTCCTGGTGATCGACCCGCTGGACGGCAACACTCTGGCCGCCGGCCTGGTCAACGACCACCCGGGCGACCACGAGGACGAGCGCTACAGCATCTAATTGACGAGGAACCGCGGCTTGTTCGCCAAACCTGACCCTCGAGGACAGGTTCTGCGAACAAGCCGCTGTTTTTTGTCCGGGAAACGTGAAAGCCCGGCAGTAGCTGAAACCCGCTGCCTTGGATACTCTGCTGGTAGATGCGCTGCGCGATGATCTGAGGGGGACCGGGTGGACGATCACGAGTCAGTTGTAGCCAGCTCCCTGGAGCAATACAGTGCGCGGCTGCCCCGGCTGAATGCGGCTTCCGATGCCATCGGGCATGCCATCCGCGCCCGGCTCCGCGACGACGGCCTCAACCATCACACCGTGCAGGCCCGGGTCAAGGATCCAGGTTCGGTCAAGGGAAAGCTGGACCGGCTCACTGCCGATGGCAGATTCAAATATGAACGTGGACTCGAGCAGCTGGACGACCTCATCGGCGTCAGGGTCATCATGTTCCTGGAGCCCGACATTGCCGACGTTGCAACGGCCCTGAAGGGGCAATTCAGCTGCCGCGAGGACGACGACAAAACGAGCTCCCAGCGGCGGAACGGCCAGATCGGCTACGCCGGCCGGCACCTGATCCTGGAAGTCCCTGCCGAGAACGTTCCCGTGGGCTGCCAGACGTTCATCGGGGAGCGCTTCGAGGTCCAGATCCGGACCGTGCTGCAGCACGCGTGGGCCGCGTTCGAACATGACATCCGCTACAAGGGCCTGGCCGAGGCCAACGCGGAAGTGGACCGCGCGTTCACTATGGCGTCAACCCTGATCGAGCTCGCGGACGCCCAGTTCTCCGCGATCAACGACATCGTCAAACGCCGCCAGGCCGAGAGTACCGCCGAGTTCGCCGCGAACCCTGCCGCTACCGAGCTCACCGGGGACATCCTCCAGGACATGCTCGCCCGGCTGCTGTCCGAACACCCCCGGAGCCAGGCCCGGCAATACGGCTGGCTGGGGGACCTGCTGGCGGCCAACGGCGTGCGGACCGTGGCCGACGCCGAAGAACTCTTCGGTGCCGCCGACTGGTCCGGCGTGGCCAAGCGGATGGACTACAAATTCCCCGCCGGCCACGTCCGCATTGCCGACGACTTCCTGCTGAAGACGTGGGGCGTGGACTACATTGCGCGCACCAAATCCCTGGGGGACGACCCCAAGCGGGAAGCGAAGCTGACGTACCGGCTGGAGCGCATGCAGGACTGAGGCTCTTGAGGATCGATTCCTCAGGTGCCGGGAGGCCGGTACTTGATGTGATCGGCCATGCGAAGGGCTTCGAGTGTTTCGTCGACGCTCAGGAGCACTGTCGTTTCGAATGAGCTGAGCGCGCCGCCTCCGCTGATCGCCAGTGCCACCGCGGCCATGGATACATTGTCCGGTGCCTCCCACAGGTTGTAGCCGTCGTAGGAGCCGAAGGCGTACCAGAAGCCGTGGAGCTTGCCGCCGACGGATTCGATGTAAGTCTGGGCGGCCTTCCTGCGGTCCTCGGGATTGCTGGTCATTTTGGCCCAGGTCTCCGGTGTGTAGCTGAACCTCGACAGATAGAGCGGCATCGTCTCGTCCTTTCCTCTTGGCGGGCCGGTGGCCCGGTGGCTGGTTGTGCCGGTAGCGCCGGTCCAGCAAGGATGGCAGTCGGCTGCCCGGTCAGCAATGGCTGCCGGCTTCTTTCATGGGTTACCGCGGGGTGTTGACACGCCCGCCCCGCGGCCTTACTTTCGCCCTATCCCGGCGGGAGGGCAGATCGTGGAACGCATCAACAGCCGGCTCATCAACTGGGCTTCCATCCTGGATGCCGAGACGCGGGAGCAGGCCGTGAGAACCTCGCGCTTGCCCTTCATTTATCCGCATCTGGCGCTGATGCCGGACGCCCACCTGGGAAAGGGCGCCACGGTGGGGTCCGTCATTCCCACCCTGGGCGCCGTGATTCCGGCGGCGGTGGGGGTGGACATCGGCTGCGGCATGATTGCCGTCAGGACGCAGTACCTCCTCACGGACCTCCCCCAGGACCGGAAACGGCTGCGGGAAGCCATTGAGCGCGTCATCCCGCTGTCGGCCGGTCACAACAACCGCAGGATCATGGCCACGGCCGAACCGCGTATCGCCGAGCTGAGGAGGCTGGCAGCCAAGGCCAGGTTTGATCCCGGCCAGTACGTAGCGAAGTGGGAGCTCCAGCTCGGCTCGCTCGGATCAGGCAACCATTTCATCGAGGTCTGCGCGGACGAGACGGATGCCATCTGGCTGTTCCTGCACTCCGGCTCCCGCGGCATTGGCAACAAGATCGCGCAGCACCACATCAGCGTCGCGCAGCGCATGACGCGGGAGAAACGGATCGCGCTTCCCGACGCCGACCTCGCCTACCTGGAAGAGGGCACAGCCGAGTTCAGCCGGTACATCGACGAGCTGCACTGGGCCCAGCGGTTCGCACTGCTGAACCGTGAGGAAATGATGGACCGCGTGATCAGCCAGTTCGGCAACTGGACAGGCGGAAAGGTGCTGGAACGGGAACGGATCAACTGCCACCACAACTTCACCCGCCGGGAAACCCATTACGGGAAGGCGGTGTGGGTTTCGCGCAAGGGTGCCATCAGGGCCGAGGCCGGGGACCCGGGCCTGATCCCGGGGTCCATGGGCACAGCCTCGTATGTGGTGGCCGGCCGCGGCAACCGCATGTCGCTGAATTCCTCGCCGCATGGTGCGGGCCGCGAGTACTCGCGCACAGCAGCGCGCAAAGCGTTCTCCCTGGCCGAGCTGAAGAAGGCGATGCAGGGAATTGAGTTCCGTGCATCGGAAGCCTTCATCGACGAGATTCCCGCGGCGTACAAGCCCATTGACGTCGTGATGCACGACGCGGAGGACCTGGTGAAGGTCCGCCACAGGCTGCGGCAGCTCGTCAACGTCAAAGGCGACTGAACCTGGTCAGCCCAAAGAAGAGAAACGGAGGATGTCATGAATCTCGACGATCTGGTCTTCCACCCCTGGGTAACACAGGGGCCGCGCGACGTTCCTACCTTGGTCGGTGGCTCCGGGAGCTATGTCACCGACGTCAACGGGCGGCGCTACCTGGACTTCAGTTCGCAACTGGTCTTCACCAACCTTGGCCACCAACATCCGCGCATCGTTGCTGCGATCAAGGAGCAGGCAGACCGTCTGTGCACGCTCGCACCCGGCAATGCGTCCGATGTCCGGGGCGAGGCGGCGCGGCTGATTGTGGAGGTCGCGCCGGAGGGCCTGGGGCACGTGCTGTTCACCACCGGTGGAACGGAGGCCATCGAGCATGCGGTCCGGATGGCGCGCCTGTACACCGGACGGCCGAAAGTGCTCGCCGCCTACCGCTCCTATCATGGCTCGACGGCGGCCTCCATCCACCTCACCGGCGACCCGCGCCGCTGGGCCTCGGACACCGGAGCGGCAGGTGCCGTCCACTTCTTCGGTCCCTTCCTGTACCGGTCGGCATTCGGGTCGCGGACGCCGGAGGAGGAGGCCGAACGGGCGCTCGCGCATCTCGAGCAGGTCATCCTCCTGGAAGGCCCGTCGACCATCGCCGGCCTGGTCCTGGAGTCCGTGACCGGCAGCTCGGGCGTCATCGTGCCGCCGGCCGGCTACCTGCGCGGGGTCCGTGAGCTGTGCGCCCGCCACGGCATCGTCTATATCGCCGACGAGGTGATGGTCGGTTTCGGACGCACGGGAGCCTGGTTCGGCGTCGACCACGACGGCGTGGCACCCGATCTGATGGCGTTCGCGAAGGGCGTGAACTCCGGGTCCGTGCCGCTGGGCGGCGTCCTGGTGGGGGACGCGATCTACGAGATGTTCACCAAGCGCCCCTACCCGGCGGGCCTGACGTACAGCGGACATCCGCTCGCCTGCGCGGCAGCCGTCGGCGCCATCAGGGCGATGCACGAGGAAGACACGGTCGCGGCAGCCGCGCGCCTCGGGGCGGACATCCTGGGGCCGGGGCTCCGGGCGCTCGCCGACAAGCACGAGGCAGTCGGGGACGTTCGCGGCATCGGCGGACTCTGGTCCCTCGAACTGGTCCGCAACCGGCTGACCAAAGAGCCGCTCGTCCCGGCCGGAGCCACTGGCACGGCCAACGCGCCGATGGTCTCCGTCGTCAAGGCCTGCCGGGAACGGGGCCTGCTGCCGCTGGTCCAGGGCAACCGCGTCCACGTCGCCCCTCCGCTCAACGTGAACGACTCCGACGCCGCCGCGGGCGTGGCCATCCTGGATGAGGCCCTGGCGGCAGCGGACACTTACGTGACCTGAGCCGGGACGGCACGGGGACGTTCGAATATGACGCTAGATGAACCCGCGTGACCCCCCGTTTCCGCTTCATTGAACGGGTTTATGTCACTCCCTATGGTGAAACAATGACAAGTCCCCAGCCCGGAATGATCCGCATCGTGGCAGGAGAGAGCAACAACCCGAAGCGCAAGCGCGCCGTGGAGGTCCTGGTTGCCCTCGGCCTGGTGCTGCTTATTGCCGCCGGTGCCGTGGTGGCGTCAACCCTTTCCCGTGACTCCGCAGCCCAGGCAGCTGCCCCCGCTCCGACACCGGCTGCGGAGTTGAAGCTGGGCTACTTCGGCAACGTCACGCACGCCCCGGCGCTGGCGGGCGTGAAGCAGGGTTTCGTTGCCAGGAGCCTGGGCGATACCAAGCTCAGCACACAGGTGTTCAACGCCGGCCCGGCCGCGATCGAGGCGCTGAACGCCGGCGCGATCGATGCCACGTACATCGGACCGAACCCCGCGATCAACTCGTTTGTGAAGAGCAGGGGTGAGTCCGTGAGCATCATCGCGGGCGCCGCGGCGGGCGGGGCGCAGCTGGTGGTGAAGCCGGAGTTCGGTTCGGCGGCGGATTTGAAGGGCAAGACCCTGTCCACGCCGCAGCTGGGCGGGACCCAGGATGTGGCGCTGCGCGCGTGGCTCGCCGGGCAGGGGTACAAGACGAACACCGACGGCAGCGGGGATGTGGCGATCAACCCGACCGAGAACGCGCAGACGCTGAAGCTGTTCCAGGACGGCAAGCTCGACGGCGCGTGGCTGCCCGAGCCGTGGGCGTCCCGGCTGGTGCTGCAGGCCGGCGCGAAGGTCCTGGTGGACGAGAAGGATTTGTGGGACGGGTCGCTGACGGGCAAGCCGGGCGAGTTCCCCACCACCATCCTGATCGTGAACAAGAAGTTCGCCGCGGACCACCCGGACACTGTCAAGGCCCTGCTGAAGGGCCACGCCGAGTCCGTCGCCTGGCTCAATGACACTCCCGCTGCGGAAAAGGCAAGCCTGCTGAATGCCGCGCTGAAGGAGTCCGGCGGAGCCGAACTCCCTGCCGACGTTATCGAACGGTCGCTGAAGAACATCGTCTTCACCGTGGATCCGCTGGCCGGAACCTACAAGAAACTGCTCGAGGACGGCGTGAAAGCCGGAACCACCAAGCAGGCGGACATCAACGGCATCTTCGACCTCACCGCCCTGAACGGCGTCACCGCCGAAACCGGCGGCAGCAAAGTCTCCGCAGCCGGACTCGGCAGCGACTGACCGGCACGCACCACCCAAAACACCACCCTGAGCACCACCACCAGCCCCCTCAACGTAAGGACAGGACCATGCCAGTCGTACTGGAAAACCTGGGCAAGCGCTTCGGCGACGGCGCCCCGG
Protein-coding regions in this window:
- a CDS encoding trimeric intracellular cation channel family protein — its product is MTISFDAVQVWLDLAGIFFFAVSGSLLAARKQFDILGSLLLASLVSLGGGVIRDIILNSGPPAAFTNPAYLAPPLLATVLVYFLFSSVQRYTSLLILFDAGGLALFCITGTLKALTAGMNPVAAVLLGVTTAVGGGLLRDITANEVPQLFDPKDLYALPAFTGAALTTVLWVSGSFNAVTAGAAAAVVFAFRVTAWRRSWYVPLAVRGWHRLGLDTADGGPKD
- the cysD gene encoding sulfate adenylyltransferase subunit CysD gives rise to the protein MSTFLTEEPTQVTDSAVSTRLSSLDTLESEAIHIIREVVAEFEKPALLFSGGKDSVVMLHLATKAFWPGKVPFPVLHVDTGHNFPEVIDFRDRTVERLGLKLVVGSVQEFIDSGELAERADGTRNPLQTVPLLDAIQRNKFDAVFGGGRRDEDKARAKERILSLRDEFGQWDPRNQRPELWNLYNGRHTVGQHVRAFPISNWTELDVWRYIERENIELPGLYYAHDREVFARDGMWRAVGEVSQPRPDEEVITKTVRYRTVGDMSCTGAVESAAATVRDVVIEVAASTITERGATRADDRISEAAMEDRKKDGYF
- a CDS encoding sulfate adenylyltransferase subunit 1 yields the protein MSTEIDTARAAALLDEAPLAHASLFRFATAGSVDDGKSTLVGRLLHDSKAILADQLDAVARTSADRGFGGSAGGIDLALLTDGLRAEREQGITIDVAYRYFATDRRSFILADCPGHVQYTKNTVTGASTADAVVVLIDARKGVLEQTRRHLSVLQLLRVAHVIVAVNKIDLVDFSETVFREIEADVQKVGRELGLGADGITDLLVVPVSALDGDNVVERSERTPWYTGPALLEVLETLPAADELESHLESFRFPVQLVVRPQGALAPDAVAGGLDVEKYRDYRAYAGQITEGSVKVGDKVSVLTPGQDPRTTTVTGIDFAGAELTEAVAPQSVAIRLADEFDVARGDTIAAAGTVREASADLYAALCWLSPKPLREGAKVLVKHGTRTVQALVRSVSGKLDLATFKLEGASSLELNDIGHAQLRLAAPLPLENYLHHRRTGAFLVIDPLDGNTLAAGLVNDHPGDHEDERYSI
- a CDS encoding sirohydrochlorin chelatase, which produces MNSPIMIACAHGTSSPLGGAEVNGLRAEISALRPGLDVREAYVDVQDPDLVDVMAGLPEGEHAVIVPLLLSVGFHTKVDIAKAARGREGSSASEPLGPDPRLAEILDQRLREAGATEHDAVVLAAAGSTNPKASVSVEELAEHLRALRSNRIVPAYGAAAKPSVPDAVASLRAEYPGGEGQGRVIIASYLLAHGFFHDQLAKAEADVVTEPLLPSRLMAEIALDRYDAAVAAAREADAASREAVTAPREAVVGAASAAASTTPQKPLGTNPLEQPNHAQPKGFFKAFRRFMTKYFPR
- a CDS encoding nitrite/sulfite reductase, translated to MTDTALAGASADSAAPKRPARANRPAAKPHGQWKVDGTTPLNANETWKQEDDGLNVRERIESIYSKDGFDSIPGQDLHGRFRWWGLYTQRKPGIDGGKTATLEPHELEDKYFMLRVRIDGGALTTEQLRVIGNISVDFARDSADLTDRQNIQLHWIRVEDIPEIWNRLEGVGLSTTEACGDVPRVILGSPVAGIAKDELIDPTPLIEELGERFIGNPLLSNLPRKYKTAITGHPSQDVVHEINDFALVGVKHPELGIGYDLWAGGALSTNPMLGKRLGAFVTPEQAADVWLGVTSIFRDYGYRRMRTKARLKFLMADWGPEKFRQILEDEYLGYKLADGPAAPKPSTPGDHVGVHEQKDGKFFIGATPIAGRLSGAQLVKLADTLEARGSYRLRTTPHQKLVVLDVPKDEVEPLVAELDALGLSARPSVFRRGTIACTGIEYCKLAIVETKVTAATAVAELERRLADLAESGQLPHALSLHINGCPNSCARIQTADIGLKGMMLPTPDGDPSPGFQVHLGGGLASSTREEAGLGRTVRGLKVYVEDLPDYVERVVRKFAAEHAEGQTFAEWAHAAEEEDLQ
- a CDS encoding phosphoadenylyl-sulfate reductase, which gives rise to MSKHALGVDPVAAPAEASAQVEATVATAAPKLRSHDELKALAEAGAAELGWDAPARDVIAWVERNFELPAVAVACSMADAVLPALVADQLPGVDVLFLETGYHFPETYATRDEVAANLRVNVVDVLPENTVEQQDRLLGKDLFARDPAQCCALRKVAPLRRTLAGYEVWFTGVRRDEAPTRTNTPLITWDEANGLVKVNPVAAWSFDQLVQYSDDNLLPVNPLLSQGYPSIGCQPCTRKVAPGDDPRAGRWAGTDKTECGLHV
- a CDS encoding DUF559 domain-containing protein, translated to MAAGFQRAELEAAVAGGLLFRPLRGVYATTTADDGVLAAFRSNGRLTCISAAPYYNLWALHPAQALHLSCGNGVPKAGVVDHSSCTHPKHPSLPVAGLADVLLHALRCLPELDALVMVQCAAQRGDITAEFLRKKLPGKRNGRARAVLDLLIPRADSLLEILAHTHFVRAGLNVRMHVELPGVGEVDCLVDDWLVVELDGASHFEHRQIKKDHRRSRAGILGGRLTLRYYYDDVVHHPQAMVEEIRAVLRLHADGGFAPW